One window of Quercus robur chromosome 5, dhQueRobu3.1, whole genome shotgun sequence genomic DNA carries:
- the LOC126725577 gene encoding cytochrome P450 87A3-like — MWSVVWLSVTSLLIVIATHWLYRWRNPKCSGKLPPGSMGFPLIGETLGLLASSKSIDTPPFIKNRVKKYGPIFRTSLAGRPVVVSSDPEFNYYVFQQEGKLVERWYMDSFAKILHQDAARINAHKNVHKYLRNVILGHFGPEALKEKMLPQLEDAINKRLHGWSKLPNLEVKSSTSAMIFDFTAKQLFSFQADKSKEDICESFTNFLQGLMSFPINIPGTAYHRCLQNQKKAISIITSELEERKSNPEICKGDFLDQILADMKTETFLTDKFVIYMMFGLLFASFETISSTLTLAIMLINDNPKVIKELTDEHEAILKNREDVNSGLTWKEYKSMTFTHNVINESLRLASVAPGILRRILQDIQVNGYTIPKGWALMVVPAALQLNPSTYEDPLTFNPWRWQNISANVSAKNFIPFGAGMTSCAGAEFSKVLMGVFFHILVTKYRMTTIKEGEVIRSPALGFGDGFHIQFSAKHG, encoded by the exons ATGTGGTCAGTAGTTTGGCTTTCTGTAACTAGCTTACTTATAGTGATTGCCACACATTGGCTTTATAGGTGGAGGAACCCTAAATGTAGTGGAAAATTACCTCCTGGCTCTATGGGCTTTCCACTTATTGGGGAGACCCTTGGACTTCTTGCGTCAAGCAAGTCGATAGACACACCACCTTTTATCAAGAATAGGGTGAAGAA aTATGGTCCAATATTTCGAACAAGCTTGGCAGGAAGACCAGTTGTGGTATCATCTGATCCTGAATTCaattattatgtttttcaaCAAGAAGGAAAATTGGTTGAAAGATGGTATATGGACTCCTTTGCAAAAATTCTCCACCAAGATGCAGCAAGAATTAATGCTCACAAAAATGTTCATAAGTACCTTCGGAATGTAATCTTGGGTCATTTTGGTCCTGAGGCTCTCAAGGAAAAGATGCTGCCACAGTTAGAGGATGCAATAAATAAAAGGTTACATGGTTGGTCCAAACTACCCAATTTGGAAGTGAAAAGCAGCACATCAGCG ATGATCTTTGATTTTACAGCAAAGCAATTATTCAGTTTTCAGGCAGACAAATCAAAGGAAGATATTTGTGAATCTTTTACTAACTTCTTGCAGGGACTTATGTCATTCCCTATTAATATCCCCGGTACTGCTTATCATAGGTGTCTACAG AACCAGAAGAAAGCAATAAGCATAATAACTAGCGAactagaagagagaaagagtaaTCCAGAAATTTGCAAAGGAGATTTTCTTGATCAGATTCTGGCTGACATGAAAACAGAGACGTTCTTGACAGATAAATTCGTCATCTACATGATGTTTGGGCTTCTCTTTGCTAGCTTTGAGACCATATCGTCAACTCTTACTTTAGCCATTATGTTAATTAATGACAACCCAAAAGTGATAAAAGAATTAACG GATGAGCATGAAGCAATTCTTAAGAACAGAGAAGATGTCAATTCTGGACTTACATGGAAGGAATACAAATCCATGACTTTTACTCATAAT GTTATCAATGAATCGCTTAGACTTGCTAGTGTTGCTCCTGGGATTTTGAGAAGAATCCTCCAAGACATTCAAGTAAATG GATATACAATTCCAAAAGGTTGGGCGCTTATGGTAGTTCCAGCCGCCCTTCAACTAAACCCAAGCACTTATGAGGATCCTCTAACCTTCAATCCATGGAGATGGCAG AATATCTCAGCCAATGTGTCAGCAAAGAATTTCATACCATTTGGGGCAGGCATGACATCATGTGCAGGAGCCGAGTTCAGCAAAGTCCTAATGGGTGTTTTCTTTCATATCTTGGTCACCAAATACAG GATGACTACAATCAAAGAAGGAGAGGTGATTCGATCCCCTGCTTTAGGATTTGGAGATGGTTTTCAtattcagttttcagcaaagcATGGATGA